The DNA segment CCGAGGCCGAGCGGCGGTACGCCTTCGGGGTGCTGCTCACCATGCGCGGGCTGGCCCAGCGGCTGCCGCTGCCGGTGGTGGAGCGGATGTCCCGCAGCGCGGTCGGCCGCACCGCGCTGACCAGCACCATCTACCGGCGTCCCGCTCGCCGGGCCCCGGAGGCGGTGGTCGCGGAGACGCTGGCGCTGGCCGGGGCCTCCGCGTTCGAGGCGACGCTGCACACCGGCACCACGGTGCGGTTCACCGACCCGCTGCCGGGTGTTCCGGTCACCGTGGCCTGGGGCGCGCACGACCGGATTCTGCTGCGCCGCCAGGGGGTGCGCGCCAAGCGGATCATCCCGCACGCCCGGCTGGTACGACTGCCGGGCTGCGGGCACGTCCCGATGAACGACGACCCGGCGCTCGTCGCCCGCGTCATCCTCGACGGCAGCAGCCGCCCGGCCGGTCTCTGACGTCCCGTAACCTGAACGGCGTGTCGCGCACCGGCGTCATCCCCCGGCGCGCGGCACGCCAACTGCCGTGCCCAGCAGCGCCTTTGACGGGTCGTCCGTCGATGGTAGAAAGTGCGACGAACTCGGGCACAACCACGCTTTACCCATCGGTCACAGAGCGTTCGTGATCACGCAACACCACTCCTGCACAGTGGCCGCATGACTGCGGACCTCTCTCGAACGAACCCGAAATCGACCCGGACCCGGCACGGGCGTCCCGTGCACCACTGGCGGCGGGACCTCGTCGAACTCGCGGCCCTGTTCACGGCCGTCGCGGTGGCCGACGCGGTGGCGAACCTGATCGGGCACGGCCCCGACGGTCCCGCCCTGCTGCTGATCTCGGCACTCGCCCTGGCCGCGACGGCCGGGTTCCACACCTGGTGGGCCCGGCGCCATGTGCACGCACCGCCCACCGGTGAGGCAGGCGATACCGGCGCCCGGCCGAGCGCGTCCGCGCACCCGGCCGGGCCGTCCGCGCAAGGGGGACCCGGTGCCCTGTGGCGGATGCGGACGACCGTGCGGGACGAACCCGGCTCGCTGGCCGCGCTGTGCACGGCGCTGGCCACGCACCGGGTCGACATCCTGAGCCTCCAGACCCATCCGCTGGCCGACGGCACGGTGGACGAGTTCCTGCTGCGGGCCCCGGACGCCCTGACGGCGGCCGAACTGACCCGGGTCATCGCGGAGTCGGGCGGCAGCTCCACCTGGACCGAGCGGGCCGACGCCCACGATCTGGTCGACGCCCCCACCCGCGTCCTCGGCCTCGCCACCCGCACCGCGCTGGACGCGGCCGAACTCCCGCTGGCACTGCGACAGTTGCTCGGCCGCTGCACGATCCGTTCGCTGCCCGCCGGCACGGGCGGCGAACCGGTGCCCGCCGAAGGGGTGTTGGAGGACACCGTGCTGCGGCTGCGGGCGCCGGGCGGAGGCGTGCTGAGTGTGGAGCGGCCGTATCTGCCCTTCACTCCGACCGAGTTCGCGCGGGCGCGGGCGCTGGTGGAGCTGGACAGCCGCCTCGGCCCGCGCATCCCGCGCACGCATGACACGCTGACGCTGCCCGAGGGCAACGCGATCACCGTGCGCCGGGTCGACACCGGCGACCTGGACGCGGCGCGGGCGATGCACGAACGCTGCTCGGACCGCACCCTGGACCTGCGCTACCACGGGCCGGTGCGCGACGCCGACCGCTACCTGAACCATCTGCTGAGCCCCCGCTTCGGCCGCACCCTGGCCGCGCAGACCGCCTCGGGCCGCCTGGTCGGCCTCGGCCATCTGCTCTGGGACGGCGAGGAGACCGAGGTCGCCCTGCTGGTCGAGGACGACTGGCAGCGGCGCGGTGTCGGCGCGGAACTGCTGGAGCGGCTGGTGCGGATGGCCGTGGAGGCGGGCTGCGCGAGCGTGTACGCGGTGACCCGGTCCGCCAACACCGGCATGGTCGCGGCGATGCGCGGACTCGGGCTGCCGTTGGACTATCAGGTCGAGGAGGGCACCCTCGTGATCACCGCCCGCCTGGCCCCGGCCCGCTCCCGCACCGCGCGGAAGAGCGACGGCGAGCAGCTCCGGATCTGATCCCCCGGCACGGCGGACGGCCCGGCGGTGACCGGCCGCCGGGCCGTCGTCATGGGAACTACCGCCCTACAGAGTTCAGTTGACGGCCTCGTGCAGCGGAACCGGCACCCGGGCCCGCTCCCCCAGCGCGCCGGACAGGTCGGCCCACAGGTCCTCGCTGTCCTCAAGGCCGACCGAGAGCCGCAGCAGCCGGTCGCCCACCCCGGCGTCGTGCCGGTCGGCGGTGTCCACGATGCGGTGGCTGATGGACGCCGGGTGCTGGATGAGGGTGTCGACGCTGCCCAGGCTGACCGCCGGGGTGATCAGCCGGACCCGGGAGATCACCTCGTGCGGGTCGCCGTGCACCTCGAAGGCGACCATCGCGCCGCCCAGCTTCGGGTAGTGGACGCGGGCCACGCGCGCGTCGCCCGCGAGCCTGCGGGCCAGCTCGCCGGCGGTCGCGGAGGCCGCCCGGACCCGGACCGGCAGCGTGGCGAGGCCGCGCAGCAGCAGATAGCCGGCCAGCGGATGGAGCACCCCGCCGGTGGCGAACCGTATCAGCCGCAGCTGCCCCGCGAACTCCTCGTCGCAGGCCACCACTCCGGCCATCACGTCGCCGTGGCCGCCGAGGTACTTGGTGGCGCTGTGCAGCACCAGCCGGGCACCGTGCTCGGCGGGGCGTTGCAGTACGGGCGTGGCGAAGGTGTTGTCGACGAGCAGCGGCACCGTCCCGCAGGAGTGGGCGACGGCCCGGATGTCGACCTCGGCGAGGGTGGGGTTGGCCGGGGACTCGACCAGCACGAGGCCGGTGTCGGGGCGCAGCGCGTCCGTGATCCCGGCCGGGTCGGTCCAGGTGACCTCGGTGCCCAGCAGCCCGGCGGTCAGCAGGTGGTCGCTGCATCCGTACAGCGGCCGGACGGCGACCACATGGCGCAGGCCGGCGGCCGACCGGGCGAGCAGCACGGCGCTGAGCGCGGCCATGCCGCTGGCGAACGCGACGGCGGACTCGGTGCCTTCGAGGCGGGCGAGGCCGGTCTCGAAGCGGGCCACGGTCGGGTTGCCGAGCCGGGCGTAGACGGGCGGCCCCTCGGGGAGGATGCCCTCGGCCGCGAAGGCGTCGATGCGGGCGGCCTCGTCCCGGCTGTCGTGGGAGGGGTAGGTGGTGGAGAGGTCGATGGGCGGGGTGTGCAGGCCCTGTGCGGTCAGGCCCTCCCGCCCGGCGTGCACGGCCTCGGTGGCCAGTGCCCTGCGTACGGTGTCGGCGGCGCCGTTGCTGCTCGATTCCATGCCCGAAGGGTGAACACCGGACGGGTTCAGGGGGCGGAAGGCCGTGTTACGTTCGGCCGATGGACGCCTCCGTCGTACTGGACCCGGTGGATCTGCAGCTGCTCCGGCTGCTGCAGAACGACGCCCGGACCACGTACCGCGATCTGGCCGCGCGGGTGGGGGTGGCGCCGTCGACCTGTCTGGACCGGGTGGCCCGACTGCGCCGGTCGGGCGTGATCCTCGGCCATCAGCTCCGGCTGGACCCGGCGAAACTGGGCCGGGGATTGCAGGCGCTGCTGTCGGTGCAGGTCAGGCCGCACCGGCGGGAGCTGGTCGGGCCGTTCGTGGAGCGGGTGCGGGCGCTGCCGGAGGCGCGGACGGTGTTCCACCTGACCGGCCCGGACGACTATCTGGTGCATGTGGCGGTCGCCGACATGGCCGACCTCCAGCGGCTGGTGCTGGACGAGTTCACCTCGCGACGTGAAGTGGCGCGGGTCGAGACCCGGTTGATCTTCCAGCAGTGGGAGTGCGGGCCGTTGTTGCCGCCGGGTCATGCCGAGAGCTGAAATCGCCGGTGCACGGGTGACGCGGACGGGCCTCTGGTATCAGGATGGGCGCCATGTCCGACACCAAGAGCTTGCTGCCCCGTCAGGTCGCCGACGCCTATGTGGACGACCTTCTGGCCCTCGACCCGGTCACCGGTACGTACCTCGGCGTGCGGGAGAGTTCCAGCCGGTTGCCCGACTACTCCCCCGCCGGCCAGGAGGCGCTGGCCGCCCTGGCGCGTACGACGCTGGCCCGGCTGGACGAGGCCGAGCGCCTGCCCGGCGCGGACAGTGACGCCGAGCGCCGCTGCGGGCGGCTGCTGCGGGAGCGGCTGACCGCCGAACTGGCCATGCACGACGCGCACGAACACCTGCGCGCGGTCGGCAACATGCACACGCCGGGCCACGCGGTGCGGGACATCTTCTCGGTGACCCCGCAGGAGACCGAGGAGGACTGGGCGGCCCTCGCCGAGCGGCTGCGCGCGGTCCCGGCGGCCTACGAGGGCTACCGCGCCTCCCTCGCCCTGGGCCTGGAGCGCGGCCTGTACGCGGCGCCCCGGCCGACGGCCACGTTCGTCGAGCAGCTCACCGAGTGGGCGGACACCGGCGAGGGACGCGGCTGGTTCGAGGACTTCGCCTCGGCCGGCCCCGAGTCGCTGCGCGCCGAGCTGGACGAGGCGGCGCGCGCGGCGACCGCCTCGGTGGCCTCCCTGCGCGACTGGATGCGGGACGTGTACGCCCCGGCCGTCGCGGACGCCCCGAACACGGTGGGCCGTGAGCGCTACGCCCGTGGCGCCCGTTACTTCAACGGCACCGACCTGGACCTGGACGAGGCGTACGCGTACGGCTGGGCGGAGTTCCACCGGCTGCTCGGCGAGATGGAGAAGGAGGCGCAGAAGGTGCTGCCGGGCGCGGAGACGCCCTGGGTGGCGCTGGCGCACCTGGACCAGCACGGCCGGCACATCGAGGGCGTGGACGAGGTCCGGGAGTGGCTCCAGGGCCTGATGGACCGGGCCATCGCGGACCTGGACGGCACTCACTTCGAACTCGCCGAGCGGGTACGGCGGGTGGAGTCCCGTATCGCCCCGCCGGGCGGCGCGGCGGCCCCGTACTACACGGGTCCCTCGGAGGACTTCTCCCGGCCGGGCCGGACCTGGCTGCCGACGATGGGCGAGACCCGGTTCCCGGTGTACGACCTGGTGTCCACCTGGTACCACGAGGGCGTGCCCGGCCACCACCTCCAGATCGCGCAGTGGGCGCACGTCGCGGAGAACCTGTCCCGCTACCAGGCCACGGTCGGCATGGTCAGCGCCAACGCCGAGGGCTGGGCGCTGTACGCGGAGCGGCTGATGGACGAGCTGGGCTATCTCACGGACGCGGAGGAGCGGCTCGGTTATCTGGACGCGCAGATGATGCGCGCGGTCCGGGTGA comes from the Streptomyces seoulensis genome and includes:
- a CDS encoding alpha/beta fold hydrolase, yielding MSATVSFKVPAPAGTRDVTVSYQRVGRGDPLVLLHGIGHHRQAWDPVVDILATEREVIAVDLPGFGASPDLPAGLAHDLPTINSVLAALFEALDLDRPHVAGNSLGGLLALELGREKSVRSVTALAPAGFWTEAERRYAFGVLLTMRGLAQRLPLPVVERMSRSAVGRTALTSTIYRRPARRAPEAVVAETLALAGASAFEATLHTGTTVRFTDPLPGVPVTVAWGAHDRILLRRQGVRAKRIIPHARLVRLPGCGHVPMNDDPALVARVILDGSSRPAGL
- a CDS encoding GNAT family N-acetyltransferase codes for the protein MTADLSRTNPKSTRTRHGRPVHHWRRDLVELAALFTAVAVADAVANLIGHGPDGPALLLISALALAATAGFHTWWARRHVHAPPTGEAGDTGARPSASAHPAGPSAQGGPGALWRMRTTVRDEPGSLAALCTALATHRVDILSLQTHPLADGTVDEFLLRAPDALTAAELTRVIAESGGSSTWTERADAHDLVDAPTRVLGLATRTALDAAELPLALRQLLGRCTIRSLPAGTGGEPVPAEGVLEDTVLRLRAPGGGVLSVERPYLPFTPTEFARARALVELDSRLGPRIPRTHDTLTLPEGNAITVRRVDTGDLDAARAMHERCSDRTLDLRYHGPVRDADRYLNHLLSPRFGRTLAAQTASGRLVGLGHLLWDGEETEVALLVEDDWQRRGVGAELLERLVRMAVEAGCASVYAVTRSANTGMVAAMRGLGLPLDYQVEEGTLVITARLAPARSRTARKSDGEQLRI
- a CDS encoding trans-sulfuration enzyme family protein; protein product: MESSSNGAADTVRRALATEAVHAGREGLTAQGLHTPPIDLSTTYPSHDSRDEAARIDAFAAEGILPEGPPVYARLGNPTVARFETGLARLEGTESAVAFASGMAALSAVLLARSAAGLRHVVAVRPLYGCSDHLLTAGLLGTEVTWTDPAGITDALRPDTGLVLVESPANPTLAEVDIRAVAHSCGTVPLLVDNTFATPVLQRPAEHGARLVLHSATKYLGGHGDVMAGVVACDEEFAGQLRLIRFATGGVLHPLAGYLLLRGLATLPVRVRAASATAGELARRLAGDARVARVHYPKLGGAMVAFEVHGDPHEVISRVRLITPAVSLGSVDTLIQHPASISHRIVDTADRHDAGVGDRLLRLSVGLEDSEDLWADLSGALGERARVPVPLHEAVN
- a CDS encoding Lrp/AsnC family transcriptional regulator, giving the protein MDASVVLDPVDLQLLRLLQNDARTTYRDLAARVGVAPSTCLDRVARLRRSGVILGHQLRLDPAKLGRGLQALLSVQVRPHRRELVGPFVERVRALPEARTVFHLTGPDDYLVHVAVADMADLQRLVLDEFTSRREVARVETRLIFQQWECGPLLPPGHAES
- a CDS encoding DUF885 domain-containing protein — protein: MSDTKSLLPRQVADAYVDDLLALDPVTGTYLGVRESSSRLPDYSPAGQEALAALARTTLARLDEAERLPGADSDAERRCGRLLRERLTAELAMHDAHEHLRAVGNMHTPGHAVRDIFSVTPQETEEDWAALAERLRAVPAAYEGYRASLALGLERGLYAAPRPTATFVEQLTEWADTGEGRGWFEDFASAGPESLRAELDEAARAATASVASLRDWMRDVYAPAVADAPNTVGRERYARGARYFNGTDLDLDEAYAYGWAEFHRLLGEMEKEAQKVLPGAETPWVALAHLDQHGRHIEGVDEVREWLQGLMDRAIADLDGTHFELAERVRRVESRIAPPGGAAAPYYTGPSEDFSRPGRTWLPTMGETRFPVYDLVSTWYHEGVPGHHLQIAQWAHVAENLSRYQATVGMVSANAEGWALYAERLMDELGYLTDAEERLGYLDAQMMRAVRVIIDIGMHLELEIPADSPFHPGERWTPELAEEFFRAHSSRPADFVVSELTRYLTMPGQAIGYKLGERAWLLGRERARERHGDSFDPKAWHMAALSQGSLGLDDLLDELSRL